The proteins below come from a single Bactrocera dorsalis isolate Fly_Bdor chromosome 5, ASM2337382v1, whole genome shotgun sequence genomic window:
- the LOC125778631 gene encoding translation initiation factor IF-2-like: MFKYAVVIFAAIACATAKPHILAAAPLAVAAPAPIITATSSQVVARTHNGIAFAPVVAPAPIAPIAPVAKVVAPVAAAPLAAPIAPLAAPAPLIARYAAAPAPLLTRYAATPFAYPAHLASNAAPAPLSYASAFAPTLRYAAAASAPVVW, encoded by the exons atgttcaaatac GCTGTTGTCATCTTCGCTGCCATCGCCTGCGCTACCGCTAAACCTCACATCTTAGCCGCTGCTCCGTTGGCTGTCGCCGCTCCGGCGCCTATCATCACCGCCACCAGCAGTCAAGTTGTTGCACGCACCCACAATGGCATCGCCTTCGCTCCGGTAGTGGCCCCAGCACCCATTGCTCCCATCGCTCCAGTTGCTAAGGTTGTCGCCCCAGTGGCCGCTGCTCCATTGGCCGCACCAATCGCCCCTCTTGCCGCTCCAGCACCTTTGATCGCACGCTACGCTGCCGCACCCGCACCACTTTTGACTCGTTACGCTGCTACTCCCTTCGCTTACCCCGCTCATTTGGCTTCCAATGCTGCTCCTGCTCCCCTCTCCTACGCCTCTGCATTCGCACCAACCCTGCGTTATGCCGCTGCCGCCTCTGCTCCAGTTGTGTGGTAA